GGCATTAAATTCATTTACTGCAAGTAGTTCTCCTACCCACGGATTTGAGCTAGGTATACCTATATCATCAAGATGAATTAAGGTTATAGGTAGATATTTTTCGGCTTCACCCTGTAAGACTTTTAAACATTCTTTAGTAGACCAGTAATAATCTACATCTACGGCAATAAAACCAATTGGACTTTCTTGAGAAACAGATTTAATAAACTCAGGTACAGTCTGTGCAATATTGCCAATAATGAGTTTCGCATTATCAGGCAGCGCTTGTAAAAGTTTTTCTCGATCGACTATTGGGTAATCGCCTTCTTTAAAAGTCTCTGGAATATCTCGATAGTCGCGTGGTGCTGGTAATCCTTGACCACTATCAAAGCCAAATATTTGGAATTGAACGCCGGTTGCTTGCGTTATTTTCTTTGATATCTCACAAATATTAAGTAAACCTGCACCTGCCGCCACGCCAAACTCAATGACTGTAATCGACGGAATTTGTAGAGATTGCGCAAACTTGGCAGCTTGCAGGAGACAAAAAGCGTATTGCTGCCGAATAACTAAGTCAAACTCAATTTTTTGTTCAAAAGAACCAAATAAAGCAATAAAAATTGAGAGCAAGTTAAGATGAAGTGGTTCAGTCAGCCGTTCGTAGAAAATTCGCTTTCTTTTTCTTTGGTCGCCTAGCTTACTCAGGAAATATTTAAGCATAATCTTTGGAGTGAACTGCTAAAAGAAATTGCTCCGAAACTTAATATGCTTAACATTTTATTTTGGTAAAGAGTACCACACTTTATCTGGAAAGTCTCAGTTCTTTCGATGAAGTTATATTAAAACTTGTAATGAATGAAAAGGATGAGGTTTCTGTTTGTCTTGCTGCTCATTTAAACCAAATTATCAAACGACAGGCAGTGCAGAGAATTACATTCAACAATACTTACAAACAGTAAACTAAACCTAATCGGCGTGATCGCTATCCTGAGGTAGAGTGTGATTTGAGTAATACCATTTCGCTAAATAACAACTACAAATAAATTCTCCTTACTCCCCTGCTTCCTCTGCTGCTCATTTGTAGTAATTTTAAAGTGAAACGGTATAAGGCGCAAAACTTTAAGACTTTAGGGTTTAAATTTAAGATGAATCAAAGCATATATTGACTTAGTAAATGAAAAGCTGCCAATTACCACCATTATTGAAGCCAGGCGATTTATTACAAGTAATTGCACCGAGTGGGGCATTAAGAGAAGTAGAAGCATTTCATCAAGGAGTAGAAATTTGGCGTAAGCGCGGCTACCGTGTAGAAATCAGCGCTGACATCGATAATTGCTGGGGTTACTTAGCAGGTAAAGATGGCGATCGCCGTTGTCAATTACTCAATGCGTGGAAAGATCCTGAATGTCGCGCCATTCTCTGTGCAAGAGGTGGTTATGGTAGTGCCAGACTTTTAGAGGAGGGTTTAGGAGAATTTATTTTTAGTTCTGCGTTTCCTCCCAAGTGGCTAATTGGATTTTCTGACATTACAGCATTACTGTGGAGTCTTAGTGCAGTTGGTATTTCTGGCATTCATGCACCCGTACTCACAACCTTAGCCAAAGAACCCGATTGGTCAATTCAGCGGTTATTTGATATCGTTGAAAGCCACACGATTACTTCGCTTGTTGGTGTAGGTTGGGGAGGTGGTAGCGCAAGTGGTATTTTATTGCCAGCAAACCTTACTGTTGCCACACATTTACTCGGAACACCCATACAACCAGAGTTAGATGGTGTCATTCTTGCCCTAGAGGACGTTACAGAAGCACCTTATCGGATTGATCGCTTACTAACACAATGGCGCTTAAGCGGTGCATTCACAAAAGTTCGGGGGATTGCCTTAGGGCGGTTCAGTCGCTGCGAACCACCACCGAATATTCCCAGTTTAACGATTGAAGAAGTATTACGCGATCGCCTCGGCAA
This sequence is a window from Chroogloeocystis siderophila 5.2 s.c.1. Protein-coding genes within it:
- a CDS encoding S66 peptidase family protein, which produces MKSCQLPPLLKPGDLLQVIAPSGALREVEAFHQGVEIWRKRGYRVEISADIDNCWGYLAGKDGDRRCQLLNAWKDPECRAILCARGGYGSARLLEEGLGEFIFSSAFPPKWLIGFSDITALLWSLSAVGISGIHAPVLTTLAKEPDWSIQRLFDIVESHTITSLVGVGWGGGSASGILLPANLTVATHLLGTPIQPELDGVILALEDVTEAPYRIDRLLTQWRLSGAFTKVRGIALGRFSRCEPPPNIPSLTIEEVLRDRLGNLGIPIVSDLPFGHDGANAALPVGIPVQLDGNEGILSF